From the Oscarella lobularis chromosome 13, ooOscLobu1.1, whole genome shotgun sequence genome, one window contains:
- the LOC136194835 gene encoding tyrosine-protein kinase receptor torso-like gives MPISDRQDSSVPANADLSPSSSRPKLKYPPSTRMSVPVPQLTIIMSVISSVIALIIFGAIVTCIHRKRHRSSTAAFDSIELRNDWEIRRGDLFMLDKIGQGAFGVVLKAQLYCKSLPRSSLHDPDWENKKIVACKMVKGPCQQDSDFMDEIKLMKRIGKHPHIVSMLACITRSQPLCLVVEYCCHGDLLSNLQKGRLELDEDQEVSEHAFKDEENVEGVFTASDLLSFAWQIASGMSQNFQLQEYLAGKGLVHRDLACRNVLVCENNLLKVSDFGLTRAVYQDGVYLQKKARRLPLRWMSIEAITHRIFTEKSDV, from the exons AGCTCAAGTATCCGCCGTCCACTCGGATGTCGGTGCCCGTTCCTCAATTAACAATTATTATGTCAGTCATCAGCTCAGTAATTGCCTTGATCATTTTTGGGGCTATCGTCACCTGCATCCATCGCAAACGACATCGCTCATCGACTGCTGCGTTTGATTCCATTGAGCTGCGTAACGATTGGGAAATCCGTCGTGGCGACCTATTTATGCTCGATAAAATTGGCCAAGgcgctttcggcgtcgtgcTCAAAGCTCAACTTTACTGCAAATCATTGCCGCGGTCGTCGCTACACGATCCCGACTGGGAAAATAAGAAGATTGTGGCTTGCAAAATGGTGAAAG GACCATGTCAGCAGGACTCTGACTTCATGGATGAAATCAAACTCATGAAGCGAATCGGGAAGCATCCACACATTGTCAGCATGCTAGCATGCATTACGAGAAGTCAGCCACtctgcctcgtcgtcgagtacTGTTGCCACGGAGACCTGCTGAGCAACCTTCAGAAAGGAAGACTTGAG CTCGACGAGGATCAAGAAGTGTCTGAACATGCGTTCAAAGATGAGGAAAATGTCGAAGGGGTGTTTACGGCTTCCGATCTACTGTCGTTCGCCTGGCAAATTGCATCTGGAATG TCACAGAATTTTCAACTGCAGGAGTATTTGGCCGGAAAGGGTCTGGTTCATCGCGACTTGGCGTGTCGAAATGTTCTAGTCTGCGAAAACAATCTGCTCAAGGTGTCCGACTTTGGACTAACGAGAGCGGTCTACCAGGACGGCGTGTATttacaaaagaaagcgaggcgtcttcctcttcgatgGATGTCAATCGAGGCCATCACACACCGCATCTTTAcagagaagagcgacgtgTAA